The sequence CATTCTTACTACCAAAGGATATTCTTTGTGCGTATCAATTAAAACTCCATTTTCATTAAAATTTCTTCTTGTAATTGATGTCATCAAAATTGGTGTTGCGCCTTTTGCCCTTGCTTCATTAACGTACCTTTCCAAATTGGCTCTGTACTGAGTATAAGGATTGGTAAACTTTGTAGAATCTTTTATTTTCTGGTCGTTATGCCCAAATTGAATAATTACAAAATCACCTTTTTTCAATTGTTTTTCAACTTTATCCCATCTTCCTTCTGTTCTGAAACTTTTTGAACTTCTTCCATTCATCGCATGATTCTGAATTTCAATTCCGGTGGTCATAAATTGTCCTAAAACCTGTCCCCATCCATGTTCAGGGTTTTTATCAGGATTGTCTTTGTTTGCCATTGTAGAATCACCAATCAGAAATAGGGTTGGTTTTTTCTGAGCGAAAACTATTGTTGAAATTACAACGCTTAGGATTAAAAGTATTTTTTTCATTTTAATTATTTTTTATTTAAGTTCTTTTGTCTTGAAACAAAAGAACCAAAAGTTCAAGACTTGGAAACTTCCGCTAAAAATTAATTCTGTTCTCTAAAATTCTAAACTCGCGCGAATTTGGTATTAGTTCTTTGATTTAAAACTTTCGTCGCGCTTCAAACAATAGAATTTTTTTAACGTTCACAAAATTAATTTTCTTAACGCTTCATTTTCCTATGTCATTTTATTGTGGTAACAATTATTCATTACCAATTATTTATTACTCATATTTGGATTCCAGTCTCCGAAAATATTTTTGATGGTATATTTTTTAGCTTCTTTTTTTGTCAGTTGATGAGACCACGCTATACGATTTTCAATTTTTCCGCCTTCACCTTTGCTTCCAAATTCTGCGTAATAAGCGGTTTTGTCTTTGTCTGGAAACATTTTGTCACCTTTCCAAGGATTCCAGCCTTCGGGAACGATGTGATTTCCCATTTCTGTATTGATGAAAACTGTTTTTGCGTACGGTCTCCAAGGTCTTCCCAAGAATACTTTATTGATGCCTTCTTTCGCAATTAATGTGCAGTCGAAAAATACATATCCAAATTCTTTACTTTGGTCTGTTGATGCCGCAGTGATGTAAGAATTGGCTAAACTTTTAATCGTACAGTTTTTAAAAATTACAGTTGCCGAGCCAAAAAGAAAGTCGGTTGTTCCTTCAATATAACAGTTTTCATAAAATTGTCTGCTGTGATTTCCTCCCGTATAAACAGTATCCTGACAACCTAAAATTTTAGAATTTTTAATGCTGAAACGGTCACCTTCCACATGAAGAGCAACAGCTTGTCCTTTGTTGCACCAAGTATTTTGTATCGTTACATCAGAAATTCTAATATCATCTGACATAATTAAAAACGTGTACGAATTGAAGGTTGTCATTTTCTCATTCAAAGCATCAATTTTTCCTGAATAATCATCGTTGGTAATAATGGTGTTTTCTTTGTTTTCGCCTTGTAAAGTTATTTTATGTTTTGACGAAGGAATG is a genomic window of Chryseobacterium scophthalmum containing:
- a CDS encoding rhamnogalacturonan acetylesterase, which produces MKKILLILSVVISTIVFAQKKPTLFLIGDSTMANKDNPDKNPEHGWGQVLGQFMTTGIEIQNHAMNGRSSKSFRTEGRWDKVEKQLKKGDFVIIQFGHNDQKIKDSTKFTNPYTQYRANLERYVNEARAKGATPILMTSITRRNFNENGVLIDTHKEYPLVVRMVANDMKVPFVDMQLLTEQMEISAGPEKSKLLHLHFKAGENAYYDKDKADDTHLSKLGAETVAKLAVKSLKDLKTGLEKYIK
- a CDS encoding pectinesterase family protein, translating into MKKLFLILFISITNFLLAKNEPYITITVAQDGSGQFTSIQKAITSIRDLGPGEALVKIKAGTYHEKIVIPSSKHKITLQGENKENTIITNDDYSGKIDALNEKMTTFNSYTFLIMSDDIRISDVTIQNTWCNKGQAVALHVEGDRFSIKNSKILGCQDTVYTGGNHSRQFYENCYIEGTTDFLFGSATVIFKNCTIKSLANSYITAASTDQSKEFGYVFFDCTLIAKEGINKVFLGRPWRPYAKTVFINTEMGNHIVPEGWNPWKGDKMFPDKDKTAYYAEFGSKGEGGKIENRIAWSHQLTKKEAKKYTIKNIFGDWNPNMSNK